In Dyadobacter subterraneus, a single genomic region encodes these proteins:
- a CDS encoding PIN domain protein: MKHRFYFDTSVFGGVFDTEFEKESLILFEKVNLGQIQCIYSDLTEKEISKAPKRVKTFFLDLKGDQRQLVNVTPESFQLAQTYITKNVVGQTSLDDCIHIAVATLNKVDVLVSWNFKHIVNVHRIYGYNSVNLQLGYQALSICSPKDIIGNEIYKW; encoded by the coding sequence ATGAAACATAGATTTTACTTCGATACATCTGTTTTTGGTGGGGTGTTTGATACTGAGTTTGAAAAGGAGTCATTAATTCTTTTCGAAAAAGTCAATTTGGGACAGATTCAATGTATCTATTCTGATTTGACGGAAAAAGAAATATCTAAGGCTCCGAAAAGAGTTAAGACGTTTTTTCTTGATTTAAAAGGAGATCAGAGACAATTGGTGAATGTCACACCAGAATCTTTTCAACTGGCACAGACCTATATAACAAAAAATGTTGTTGGACAGACAAGTTTAGATGATTGCATCCATATAGCCGTAGCAACTTTAAATAAGGTTGATGTTTTGGTGAGCTGGAACTTTAAGCACATAGTTAATGTCCATAGAATTTATGGATATAATTCTGTAAATTTACAATTAGGTTACCAAGCGCTTAGTATTTGTTCACCAAAAGATATAATAGGCAATGAAATCTACAAATGGTAA
- a CDS encoding LacI family DNA-binding transcriptional regulator yields MISCPKCSEVGSIMKAGYVRNKQRYVCKDCNYFFTLSNPDQITPRKNSRRHQTTIIDIARSTGVSNSTVSRALHGHADISPETRNAVLEMAALLDYQPNQLAYNLVKSRTNTIGMIVPEFTNSFFPNIIIGAHELLTEAGYNLTIMQSNESYPIEVSNTKAMLANRIDGLLISLTQETNNYDHLKVFEKRGIPLVLFNRVCDYVSAPKVVVNDFEGSFLAVEHLILNGYERIAHLGGPLNLLVSRERLRGYRAAMEKYGKSIEENMVIQGMFSQQKARIYGKYLLDLENRPDAIFAVNDSSAIEIMLMALEKGIRIPDELGVVGFSDNPESAYIGPGLTTIRQPTNAIGKTSAQWVLQLIESEEEMILPNEKVLKTELVVRGSSRRKDF; encoded by the coding sequence ATGATCTCATGTCCTAAGTGCTCCGAAGTCGGATCGATAATGAAAGCGGGTTATGTGCGGAACAAACAGCGTTATGTTTGTAAAGACTGCAATTACTTTTTCACGCTTTCAAATCCGGATCAAATCACGCCCAGAAAAAATAGCCGACGGCACCAGACTACCATTATTGATATTGCCCGATCAACCGGCGTTTCAAATTCAACGGTTTCCAGGGCACTGCATGGACATGCTGATATTAGCCCTGAAACCAGAAATGCGGTTTTGGAAATGGCTGCGCTGCTTGATTATCAGCCAAATCAGTTGGCTTATAATCTTGTAAAAAGCCGGACAAATACGATAGGTATGATCGTGCCGGAATTCACCAATTCATTTTTTCCAAATATTATCATTGGTGCCCATGAGCTTTTGACAGAGGCTGGGTACAATCTGACCATTATGCAGTCCAATGAATCTTACCCGATTGAAGTTTCCAATACTAAAGCGATGCTTGCCAACCGGATTGACGGTTTATTGATTTCCCTGACGCAGGAAACTAATAATTATGATCATCTGAAAGTGTTTGAGAAAAGAGGAATTCCTCTTGTGCTTTTCAACCGCGTTTGTGATTATGTATCCGCTCCAAAAGTGGTTGTAAATGATTTTGAAGGTTCTTTTTTAGCTGTGGAACATTTGATATTAAACGGTTACGAGCGCATAGCGCATTTGGGCGGTCCGCTTAATTTGCTGGTAAGTCGTGAACGCTTGCGTGGGTACCGCGCTGCTATGGAAAAGTATGGCAAAAGTATTGAAGAGAATATGGTGATCCAGGGAATGTTTTCGCAGCAAAAGGCGAGGATTTATGGGAAATACTTATTGGATCTCGAAAACCGGCCAGATGCAATTTTCGCAGTAAATGATTCTTCTGCGATTGAAATTATGCTGATGGCTTTGGAAAAAGGAATCAGAATCCCGGATGAGTTAGGTGTTGTAGGTTTCAGTGACAATCCGGAATCTGCCTACATTGGTCCGGGATTAACTACGATAAGACAGCCAACCAATGCAATCGGTAAAACATCCGCGCAGTGGGTTTTACAATTGATTGAATCGGAAGAGGAGATGATTTTGCCTAATGAAAAGGTGTTGAAAACGGAGTTGGTGGTGCGGGGGTCTTCGAGGCGTAAGGATTTTTAA
- a CDS encoding FecR family protein: MNAKLDALFQELIKNPVFIAWVLEESPDLDEYWKNWSANDALKKEALEQARFSLLSIQNDTLPITDEHIAYKVSQALEIAKRRENANKTLEGDFNWFQYSRAIAASVLLLIAAGLFVYLKYHNENIFIENQQQLSLNKSAETVIEVINENNLVRYVQLPDGSSVVLRKNSRISYNKEFDKDKRVVVLSGEAFFEVTKDPERPFFVYANELVTKVLGTSFSIKADKDDQNVLVAVKTGKVSVFSSTDKHLKEYQDGNKLSALLLTCNQQATFERAKSRLIRSSVTGSLLLKIPIENQKFTYNATPVSEVFTSLEKAYGIDIEYNEQTMAHCSITATLGDEPLENKLKWICAILEANYQVSENKISITGNSCQ; the protein is encoded by the coding sequence ATGAATGCCAAGCTCGACGCGCTTTTTCAGGAATTGATAAAAAATCCGGTTTTTATAGCCTGGGTACTTGAAGAAAGTCCGGATCTTGATGAATACTGGAAAAACTGGTCGGCGAATGATGCCTTAAAAAAAGAAGCATTGGAACAGGCAAGATTCAGCCTTTTGTCCATACAAAATGACACCCTCCCGATTACCGATGAACATATAGCTTACAAAGTTAGTCAGGCTTTGGAAATTGCAAAACGCAGAGAAAATGCCAATAAAACTTTGGAAGGCGATTTCAATTGGTTCCAATATAGCAGAGCCATCGCCGCGTCAGTTTTACTGCTGATCGCAGCAGGACTTTTTGTTTATCTAAAATATCACAACGAGAACATATTTATTGAAAATCAGCAGCAGCTTTCTTTGAATAAATCAGCTGAAACGGTTATTGAAGTCATCAATGAAAATAATTTAGTTCGGTATGTACAGTTGCCTGATGGCAGTTCGGTAGTACTCAGAAAAAATAGCCGGATTAGTTACAACAAAGAATTTGATAAGGATAAGCGGGTTGTTGTGCTTTCAGGAGAAGCGTTTTTCGAAGTCACAAAAGATCCTGAACGTCCATTTTTCGTTTATGCCAATGAACTGGTAACCAAAGTATTAGGTACAAGTTTTAGTATCAAAGCGGATAAAGATGACCAAAACGTACTGGTAGCTGTCAAAACCGGAAAAGTTTCAGTCTTTTCAAGTACTGATAAGCACTTGAAAGAATATCAGGATGGCAACAAGTTATCCGCGTTATTGTTGACCTGTAATCAGCAGGCGACTTTTGAAAGAGCGAAATCGCGTTTAATTAGATCGTCAGTAACAGGATCGCTGCTTTTGAAAATTCCGATAGAGAATCAAAAATTCACTTATAATGCCACGCCAGTTTCGGAGGTTTTTACATCACTTGAAAAAGCCTACGGAATTGATATTGAGTACAATGAACAAACGATGGCGCATTGCAGTATCACGGCAACACTTGGAGACGAACCGCTGGAAAATAAATTGAAATGGATTTGTGCGATACTGGAAGCAAACTATCAGGTGAGTGAAAACAAAATAAGTATTACCGGAAATTCTTGTCAATAA
- a CDS encoding glycoside hydrolase family 76 protein yields MIRIIPFQLFLVFCFFVDANGQPAGIDYKSRVNAISSNINSVFYESETGLYKETNGKNDKLHSYLWPLCALVQAANEAEQIEPGKEFMKPVLAAIAQYHNTNPPVPGYQAYVTKEEKDSRFYDDNQWIAIACLDAYNRTKKKSYLDIAEEIYRFQMTGYDEKSGGGLYWKEDEKNTKNTCSNGPGILVALQLYKVTKKKEYLTTAIKLYGWTNKNLRASDGIFYDAIKIPSLKIDSAKYTYNTGTMLQSNVILYTITKEKKYLDEAELIANSAEKYFYKNKKLPGNYWFNVVLLRGYEELYKVNKNKKQFQFFVDDAERIWKEERDEKGLVGTKAAKTLIDQSAMMEMYARLDGMK; encoded by the coding sequence ATGATCCGGATTATTCCATTTCAACTTTTTCTGGTATTCTGTTTTTTTGTAGATGCAAATGGGCAACCTGCTGGTATTGATTATAAATCACGAGTAAATGCCATCAGCAGCAATATAAATTCTGTTTTTTACGAATCTGAAACCGGGTTGTATAAAGAGACAAATGGTAAAAACGACAAACTACATTCTTATTTATGGCCGTTATGCGCCTTGGTTCAGGCCGCTAATGAAGCTGAGCAAATAGAGCCGGGAAAAGAATTTATGAAACCGGTTTTAGCAGCAATCGCTCAGTACCATAATACAAATCCGCCAGTGCCTGGTTATCAGGCTTATGTAACAAAAGAAGAAAAAGATTCGCGTTTTTATGACGATAACCAATGGATCGCGATTGCTTGTCTGGATGCTTACAACCGGACAAAAAAGAAATCATATCTGGATATCGCTGAGGAAATTTACCGGTTTCAGATGACAGGTTATGATGAAAAATCGGGTGGGGGATTGTACTGGAAGGAAGATGAAAAAAATACGAAAAATACTTGCTCAAACGGTCCAGGAATTCTGGTGGCTTTGCAATTGTACAAGGTCACAAAAAAGAAAGAATATTTGACAACGGCGATCAAGTTGTATGGCTGGACAAATAAAAACCTGCGCGCATCCGATGGTATTTTTTACGATGCAATCAAGATTCCAAGTTTGAAAATCGATTCAGCAAAATATACCTACAATACCGGAACAATGCTCCAATCCAATGTTATTTTGTATACGATTACAAAAGAGAAAAAGTATCTGGATGAAGCTGAATTGATCGCAAATTCTGCGGAAAAATATTTTTACAAGAACAAAAAGTTGCCGGGAAATTATTGGTTTAATGTTGTGTTGCTTAGAGGCTACGAAGAGCTTTATAAAGTGAACAAAAACAAAAAACAATTTCAGTTTTTTGTTGACGATGCCGAGCGTATCTGGAAAGAAGAAAGAGATGAAAAAGGTTTAGTAGGAACAAAAGCGGCCAAAACCCTGATCGATCAATCGGCGATGATGGAAATGTATGCAAGATTGGACGGGATGAAATAG
- a CDS encoding RNA polymerase sigma factor, which yields MTQISKHTDDSILWDSFRNGNEAAYTELATRYYRTLLHYGLRFTPNVQIAEDALQDLFIHLWLHRQNLNDTPSIKFYLLKSFRHRIIKTLKPLAGEEELTGEFVDTWQEFSSEEVIIQNENELNLKNQVKELMTQLPTRQREVIYLRFFQGLKSEEIGVLLAIKPQSVSNILQRALSTLRNIWPISPSFSFIFYSFFEIIL from the coding sequence TTGACTCAGATCTCCAAACATACCGATGATTCAATACTCTGGGACAGTTTCCGGAACGGGAATGAGGCAGCTTATACCGAGCTCGCCACACGATACTACCGCACTTTACTTCACTACGGTTTAAGATTTACACCAAACGTTCAAATTGCCGAAGATGCTTTACAGGATTTATTCATCCATCTCTGGCTCCACCGTCAAAATCTCAATGACACCCCCTCGATCAAGTTTTATTTGCTAAAATCTTTTCGTCACAGAATCATTAAAACGCTGAAACCGCTAGCCGGAGAAGAGGAATTGACAGGAGAATTCGTCGATACCTGGCAGGAATTTTCCTCCGAAGAAGTGATCATCCAAAATGAAAATGAGCTTAATCTAAAAAATCAGGTTAAAGAATTAATGACGCAACTTCCGACAAGGCAACGGGAAGTTATTTATCTAAGATTTTTTCAAGGTTTAAAATCCGAAGAAATCGGAGTTTTGCTTGCTATTAAGCCGCAATCCGTCAGTAATATTTTGCAACGCGCTTTGTCAACCCTGCGTAATATATGGCCAATAAGCCCTTCTTTTTCTTTTATCTTTTATTCATTTTTCGAAATAATATTATAA
- a CDS encoding RagB/SusD family nutrient uptake outer membrane protein — translation MKKKILVLTALVCMGIMDSCKDKFLETTPLGVGNETMLANKTGVNAVLIGAYSLLDGVGSGGTYFSAVSNWIYGTVASDDGYKGSDVGDLAQITTIEKYIQQADIGGFNEKWVALYDGVSRSNDVLRLIGKATDMTEAEKTQATAEARFLRGWYHFEAKKMWNMVPYVDETVTDYINLPNDKDIWPNIEADFQFAVDNISATKAQVGRASKWSAKAMLAKVHMYQSDYTAAKPLLVDIISNGPFSLVANYHDNFRIATENNSESVFEVQMSVADGGSGENGSWGDNLNFPYGSGPGGCCGFYQPSQNLVNAFKTDAAGLPLLDTFNDVDVKNDEGLASSDPFTPETGTLDPRLDWTVGRRGLPFLNWGIHPGKNWIRDQSFAGPYTFKKFFANSGDNAGAESPRANANNYRAIRYADLLLMRAEIAVEENDLPTALTIVNQIRTRAATEVVKKDDGTPAANYLVKPYTAFASQDYARKAVRFERRLELAMEGHRHFDLVRWGNADVVLNAYLAKEKIKRTYLNGAVFKKGSSEYFPIPQAQIDIMGSNVLKQNPN, via the coding sequence ATGAAAAAGAAAATTTTAGTATTGACAGCATTGGTTTGCATGGGAATAATGGATTCCTGTAAAGATAAATTCCTGGAAACTACACCACTTGGCGTAGGAAACGAAACCATGCTTGCAAATAAAACCGGTGTAAATGCAGTTTTGATCGGTGCTTACAGTTTATTGGACGGTGTAGGTTCCGGCGGAACATATTTTTCTGCTGTAAGTAACTGGATCTACGGAACTGTGGCATCTGATGATGGCTATAAAGGAAGTGATGTTGGTGACCTTGCTCAAATTACAACCATTGAAAAATATATCCAACAGGCTGACATTGGTGGTTTTAACGAAAAATGGGTGGCACTTTACGACGGTGTTTCGCGCTCAAATGATGTGTTGCGTCTGATCGGAAAAGCAACGGATATGACAGAGGCTGAAAAAACGCAGGCTACCGCAGAAGCAAGATTTCTTCGTGGCTGGTACCATTTTGAAGCTAAAAAAATGTGGAACATGGTTCCTTACGTTGATGAAACGGTAACGGATTACATCAACCTACCGAACGATAAAGATATCTGGCCAAACATCGAAGCAGATTTTCAGTTTGCTGTGGATAATATTTCTGCTACAAAAGCACAGGTTGGAAGAGCCAGCAAATGGTCTGCAAAAGCGATGCTTGCGAAAGTTCATATGTACCAAAGCGATTATACAGCAGCAAAACCTTTGCTTGTCGATATTATCTCAAACGGTCCTTTTTCATTGGTTGCCAATTATCATGACAATTTCAGAATTGCTACGGAAAACAACAGCGAATCCGTTTTTGAAGTACAAATGTCAGTAGCTGACGGTGGTAGTGGAGAAAATGGTAGCTGGGGTGATAACCTTAATTTTCCTTATGGCTCAGGTCCTGGCGGATGCTGCGGGTTTTATCAGCCTTCACAAAACCTTGTAAATGCATTTAAAACGGATGCAGCAGGTTTGCCACTTTTGGATACTTTCAACGATGTAGATGTAAAAAATGACGAAGGTTTAGCTTCAAGTGATCCTTTCACTCCGGAGACAGGAACTTTGGATCCAAGATTAGACTGGACAGTTGGTCGCCGTGGCTTGCCTTTCCTTAACTGGGGAATTCACCCGGGCAAAAACTGGATCCGTGATCAAAGTTTTGCAGGGCCTTATACGTTCAAGAAGTTTTTCGCTAACAGCGGTGATAACGCCGGTGCAGAATCTCCTCGCGCCAACGCAAACAATTATCGTGCGATCCGTTATGCTGATCTTCTTTTGATGCGTGCTGAAATTGCAGTAGAAGAAAACGATCTTCCAACAGCTTTGACCATCGTAAATCAGATCAGAACCCGCGCAGCTACGGAAGTTGTGAAAAAAGATGACGGAACGCCTGCTGCAAATTATCTGGTAAAACCATATACCGCTTTCGCAAGCCAGGATTATGCAAGAAAAGCAGTTCGTTTCGAACGTCGTCTTGAACTGGCAATGGAAGGTCACCGTCACTTTGACCTGGTTCGCTGGGGAAATGCGGATGTGGTTTTGAATGCTTATCTGGCGAAAGAAAAAATCAAAAGAACATATTTGAACGGAGCAGTTTTCAAAAAAGGAAGCAGTGAATATTTCCCGATTCCTCAGGCGCAAATTGATATCATGGGATCTAATGTCCTGAAACAAAATCCAAATTAA
- a CDS encoding TonB-dependent receptor, translating into MRISLIQLFIVIQFSTMSFAIDSNAQEVLNRRLTINLKEQKIGVALEKLGKLSGVNFMYSPELIQSERKVNLNAKDEKLEAILENFLTPLKVTYEVSGKQILLKRIPGTKPSVPQIEGMGTSIQTIKSALFSIKGKVIDATGATVPGATIVLKGSSSVGTTTDGEGSFSLELPDGSTTLVVSSIGFLTQEINIANKSMIEITLQSDVKSLSEVVVTGYSSQSKRDITGAVSTVDTKELTKVSAPNVAQQLQGRVAGVTVTSNNSPGGEATVRIRGFGTVNNNDPLYVIDGVPTKGGLNSINPNNIESMQVLKDASSASIYGSRAANGVIIITTKKGKSGAPQFSFNSRFGVQTGKVDLGLIIDPQQFGDLLWTQRRNAGVLTNGNPSHQQYGNGVNAVVPDYILAGSQYGLSEGNPATNPSLYNYNRTGFYQIVKANKEGTDWEKEILRDAAIQEYNIGATGGSETGRYALSLNYFKQDGILKNTSFNRYSLRSNTEFLFKKRIRFGENLEVSYTENKGYYSNNGTASTTNNQDGNPIGNGFRIPSIIPVYDIMGKFAATRAAGLGPATNPVAQLYRTKDNRVNTFRTFGNAYVEVDVLKDLVAKSSIGVDFTHANRTAYVLLDLEEAEIESNNSLTNAYAWDVNWTWSNTLNYTKTFGTIHKLNVLAGTEAIKGTGKDFSATRTTFYSEDPQYMYLSAGSAGINNSGAGYQWSLFSVFGKVNYALKDRYLLEATVRRDGSSRFGQNNRYGTFPAFSAGWRLSEEAFMKGTTWLDDLKLRGGWGQTGNQEIGNYNGFSTYRSTLNQSSYAIDGSNSSVQAGFDTQAFGNQDAKWETTTQTNVGLDATFLKGMFGLNLDLYNRTTSDMLYQVSLPATQGVATIPFVNVGEMNNKGIDLAIDFNNKALDGQLTYSIGANISAYKNNVVKLNNSASAVLLGPTIRSYTWSRSVAGMPLYSFYGLQIDGIYQNQAEVDAGPTYPGYAAVGKYKYHDTNEDGVITDADRKFLGNPHPDFTYGINLNLGYKGFDLSAFFQGVKGNQILNMVKRWTDFNNQAGNRSLRMLNDSWTPENPDAVLPILDANDSRSQQPSSYFIEDGTYFRMKNLTIGYTFPSKALSKLGLTSARIYVQGQNLFTITKYSGIDPEVTSVGSTPGTTVLGVDQGNYPRSKMYQVGLNFGF; encoded by the coding sequence ATGAGAATCAGCCTCATACAATTGTTTATTGTTATACAGTTTTCCACCATGTCGTTTGCGATAGACAGTAATGCACAGGAAGTGCTTAACCGTCGCCTGACGATCAATCTAAAGGAACAGAAAATTGGCGTTGCTCTTGAAAAACTGGGAAAACTGTCGGGTGTAAATTTCATGTACAGCCCTGAACTGATCCAGTCGGAACGTAAGGTAAATCTGAATGCAAAGGATGAAAAACTGGAAGCGATTCTTGAAAATTTCCTTACGCCTTTAAAGGTAACTTACGAAGTTTCCGGAAAACAGATTTTACTGAAAAGAATTCCCGGAACAAAACCTTCTGTCCCTCAGATCGAAGGAATGGGAACATCGATCCAAACGATTAAATCAGCATTATTTTCTATCAAGGGAAAGGTTATTGACGCCACAGGAGCGACTGTTCCGGGTGCGACGATTGTGTTAAAAGGAAGTTCAAGTGTTGGAACCACAACGGATGGCGAGGGAAGTTTTTCTCTTGAATTGCCGGACGGAAGTACCACATTAGTTGTTTCTTCGATCGGTTTTTTGACACAGGAAATTAACATTGCCAACAAATCGATGATTGAAATCACACTTCAATCGGATGTAAAATCATTGAGCGAAGTTGTTGTTACGGGTTATTCTTCTCAATCAAAAAGAGATATTACCGGTGCTGTATCAACAGTTGATACAAAAGAATTGACAAAAGTTTCTGCTCCAAACGTTGCTCAGCAATTGCAGGGACGCGTTGCGGGTGTGACGGTTACTTCAAATAATTCACCAGGTGGTGAGGCGACGGTTCGTATCCGTGGATTTGGTACGGTTAACAACAACGATCCATTGTATGTAATCGATGGTGTTCCTACAAAAGGTGGTTTGAACAGCATCAACCCGAATAACATTGAATCGATGCAGGTTTTGAAAGATGCTTCTTCTGCTTCGATCTACGGTTCACGTGCTGCGAATGGTGTAATTATCATTACAACAAAAAAGGGAAAATCTGGTGCGCCACAGTTTTCTTTCAACAGCCGTTTCGGTGTACAAACCGGAAAAGTTGATTTGGGATTGATCATTGATCCACAACAATTTGGTGATCTTCTTTGGACCCAGCGCAGAAATGCAGGTGTTCTTACAAACGGAAATCCTTCGCATCAGCAATATGGTAATGGTGTTAATGCAGTCGTGCCGGATTATATTTTAGCTGGTTCTCAGTATGGTTTGTCCGAAGGAAATCCTGCTACAAATCCATCGCTCTACAATTACAACCGCACCGGTTTTTACCAGATCGTAAAAGCAAACAAAGAAGGTACGGACTGGGAGAAAGAAATTCTTCGTGATGCTGCCATTCAGGAATACAACATTGGCGCGACAGGTGGAAGCGAAACCGGCAGATACGCTCTTTCACTTAACTATTTCAAACAGGATGGTATTTTGAAAAATACTTCTTTCAACCGCTATTCTCTTCGTTCAAATACTGAGTTTTTGTTCAAAAAGAGAATTCGTTTTGGAGAAAATCTTGAAGTAAGTTATACTGAGAATAAAGGTTATTACAGCAATAACGGTACAGCAAGTACAACCAACAACCAGGATGGTAACCCGATCGGAAACGGATTCCGTATTCCTTCGATCATTCCGGTTTATGATATCATGGGCAAATTTGCTGCAACACGTGCGGCTGGTTTGGGACCAGCCACGAACCCGGTTGCTCAGTTATATCGTACAAAAGACAACCGTGTTAACACTTTCAGAACTTTCGGTAACGCTTACGTAGAAGTTGACGTACTAAAAGATCTTGTTGCGAAATCAAGTATCGGTGTCGATTTCACCCATGCTAACAGAACAGCGTATGTACTTCTGGATTTGGAAGAGGCAGAAATTGAATCGAATAACTCGCTGACAAATGCCTACGCATGGGACGTAAACTGGACCTGGTCAAATACGCTTAACTATACCAAAACTTTCGGAACGATTCACAAATTGAATGTTCTGGCAGGAACAGAGGCGATTAAAGGTACAGGAAAAGACTTTTCTGCAACCCGTACCACATTTTATTCGGAAGATCCTCAGTACATGTATTTAAGCGCAGGTTCTGCGGGTATTAACAACTCAGGAGCCGGTTATCAATGGTCACTTTTCTCCGTTTTTGGAAAAGTTAACTATGCTTTGAAAGACCGTTATTTACTGGAAGCAACGGTTCGTCGCGATGGTTCTTCGCGTTTTGGACAAAACAACCGTTATGGTACCTTTCCTGCATTCAGTGCAGGATGGCGTTTATCCGAAGAAGCTTTCATGAAAGGCACTACCTGGCTTGATGATTTGAAGTTGAGAGGTGGATGGGGACAAACAGGTAACCAGGAAATTGGTAACTACAACGGTTTCAGCACTTACCGTTCTACTTTGAACCAATCTTCTTACGCAATTGACGGATCTAACAGTTCTGTTCAGGCTGGTTTTGATACACAAGCATTTGGAAATCAGGATGCAAAATGGGAAACAACAACGCAGACGAACGTTGGTTTGGATGCAACTTTCCTGAAAGGAATGTTTGGTCTTAATCTTGATTTGTACAATCGTACTACTTCGGATATGTTGTATCAGGTTAGTTTGCCTGCTACACAAGGTGTTGCCACAATTCCTTTTGTAAACGTTGGAGAAATGAATAACAAAGGGATTGACCTTGCGATTGATTTTAATAATAAAGCATTGGATGGTCAGCTTACTTACTCGATCGGCGCTAACATTTCAGCTTACAAAAACAACGTAGTGAAATTGAACAACAGTGCTTCTGCTGTTCTTCTTGGACCAACAATTCGCAGTTATACATGGAGCCGCTCGGTTGCAGGAATGCCGCTATATTCTTTTTATGGTTTACAGATTGACGGGATTTACCAAAATCAGGCAGAAGTGGACGCCGGACCAACTTATCCAGGTTATGCCGCTGTTGGAAAATACAAATACCACGACACAAATGAAGACGGTGTGATTACAGATGCCGACAGAAAATTCCTTGGAAATCCTCATCCGGACTTCACATACGGTATCAACCTGAACCTTGGTTATAAAGGATTTGACCTTTCTGCATTCTTCCAGGGTGTGAAAGGAAACCAGATTTTGAACATGGTAAAACGCTGGACAGATTTCAATAATCAAGCAGGTAACAGAAGTCTTCGTATGCTGAATGATTCCTGGACACCGGAAAATCCTGATGCGGTATTGCCGATTCTGGATGCAAACGACAGCAGAAGTCAGCAGCCTTCAAGCTACTTTATTGAAGACGGTACGTATTTCAGAATGAAAAACCTGACCATCGGTTATACTTTCCCATCAAAAGCGTTGTCTAAACTTGGCTTGACAAGCGCAAGAATTTACGTGCAGGGACAAAACCTTTTCACCATTACAAAATACAGCGGAATTGATCCGGAAGTTACCTCGGTTGGATCAACTCCGGGAACTACTGTATTAGGCGTGGATCAGGGAAATTACCCAAGATCTAAAATGTATCAGGTTGGTCTCAACTTTGGATTTTAA